The following are from one region of the Halarcobacter sp. genome:
- the trpC gene encoding indole-3-glycerol phosphate synthase TrpC has translation MILDEINRKTREDVEKRKKDYSLDWLGRSLSINPFPPRDVKPYLTSTKEEPVRIIAEVKKASPSKGVIKEDFDPLFIAQEYSNNGANAISVLTEPHYFQGNLEYLTQIRRYVPTPLLRKDFILDKYQIVEALVYGADFILLIAKSLSTKELKELYEYALHLGLEVLVEIHDKEDLKKAMKCGATIIGINHRNLETFEMDMTLCDQLIPMIPNGKIIVAESGVSNTETIKRLSSIGADAFLIGEHFMRVPSIEEELKKFKNSCN, from the coding sequence GTGATTTTAGATGAAATTAATAGAAAAACAAGAGAAGATGTAGAAAAAAGAAAAAAAGATTATTCTCTTGATTGGTTAGGAAGAAGTTTAAGTATAAACCCTTTTCCTCCAAGAGATGTTAAACCATATTTAACATCAACAAAAGAAGAGCCTGTTAGAATTATTGCTGAGGTAAAAAAAGCAAGTCCTAGTAAAGGTGTTATAAAAGAGGATTTTGATCCTTTATTTATAGCTCAAGAGTATTCTAATAATGGAGCTAATGCAATATCAGTATTAACAGAACCACACTATTTTCAAGGTAATTTAGAGTATTTAACACAAATAAGAAGATATGTCCCAACTCCTTTACTTAGAAAGGATTTTATACTTGATAAATATCAAATTGTTGAAGCTTTAGTATATGGTGCGGACTTTATATTACTTATAGCAAAAAGTTTAAGTACAAAAGAGTTAAAAGAGCTTTATGAGTATGCTTTACACTTAGGATTAGAAGTATTAGTTGAAATCCATGATAAAGAGGATTTAAAGAAAGCCATGAAGTGTGGTGCAACTATTATTGGTATAAACCATAGAAACCTTGAAACATTTGAGATGGATATGACACTTTGTGATCAATTAATTCCAATGATTCCAAATGGAAAAATAATTGTAGCTGAATCGGGAGTTTCTAATACAGAAACAATAAAAAGATTAAGTTCTATTGGAGCAGATGCTTTTCTTATAGGGGAACATTTTATGAGAGTACCATCTATAGAAGAAGAGTTGAAAAAATTTAAAAACTCTTGTAATTAA
- a CDS encoding YkgJ family cysteine cluster protein yields MSIIKKEGFNFAFNPIGCESCAGNCCIGESGNIWIKKEEMKKLSKLLKISLEELKTNFLEKRGYKYSIQEVKLSENNYACKFFDLDKKQCSIYEARPIQCKTFPFWEYFRTRKNEVKEECPAIIDI; encoded by the coding sequence ATGAGTATTATAAAAAAAGAGGGTTTTAATTTTGCATTTAATCCAATAGGATGTGAATCTTGTGCAGGAAATTGTTGTATTGGTGAAAGTGGAAATATTTGGATTAAAAAAGAGGAGATGAAAAAGTTAAGTAAACTTTTAAAAATCTCTTTAGAAGAGTTAAAAACCAATTTTTTAGAAAAAAGAGGGTACAAATACAGTATACAAGAGGTTAAATTATCAGAAAACAATTATGCATGTAAATTTTTTGATTTAGATAAAAAACAGTGCTCAATATATGAAGCAAGACCAATACAGTGTAAAACATTTCCTTTTTGGGAATATTTTAGAACTAGAAAAAATGAGGTGAAAGAAGAGTGTCCAGCTATTATAGATATTTAA
- a CDS encoding methyltransferase, whose protein sequence is MVLYQPSNGYCYNSDTHFLYNFTIECLKKFKNVNGDILDIGSGSGILGLLIARDNKKLNLNQCEIQKTFQELSTINAKCNKIDTQMYKGSFLELEFDKKFDICVSNPPFYHSNVIKSENENLKIARYNDSMPLNLFIKKVSKVLKNDGKFFFCYDVKQLKEIVKLLEECKLNIEAMQFVYPKEGKDATLVLIYARKNSKSLLRVLDSIYVFEGNEFTSKVKKIYEMCSTHSIKVEI, encoded by the coding sequence TTGGTTTTATATCAACCGAGTAATGGATATTGTTATAATAGTGATACCCATTTTTTATATAATTTTACAATTGAGTGTTTAAAAAAATTTAAAAATGTAAATGGTGATATTTTAGATATAGGAAGTGGAAGTGGTATTTTAGGACTTCTTATTGCTAGAGATAATAAAAAACTAAATTTAAATCAATGTGAGATTCAAAAAACTTTTCAAGAGTTATCTACAATAAATGCAAAATGCAATAAAATAGATACTCAGATGTATAAAGGCTCTTTTTTAGAGTTGGAGTTTGACAAAAAATTTGATATATGTGTATCAAATCCACCTTTTTATCATAGTAATGTAATAAAAAGTGAAAATGAAAATCTTAAGATTGCAAGATATAATGATAGTATGCCTTTGAATCTTTTTATAAAAAAAGTTTCAAAAGTTTTGAAAAATGATGGAAAATTCTTTTTTTGTTATGATGTGAAACAATTAAAAGAGATTGTAAAACTTTTAGAAGAGTGCAAACTTAATATTGAAGCTATGCAGTTTGTTTACCCGAAAGAGGGTAAAGATGCAACTTTAGTTTTGATTTATGCTAGAAAAAATTCAAAATCTTTATTAAGAGTTTTAGATTCAATATATGTATTTGAAGGTAATGAATTTACATCAAAAGTAAAAAAAATATATGAGATGTGTTCAACACATAGTATAAAAGTAGAGATATGA
- a CDS encoding 4Fe-4S dicluster domain-containing protein, with product MAIMEAPTNTPVWVDENRCKACDVCVSVCPAGVLAMRPEPTSTLGAMVQIIASESCIGCNDCELSCPDFAIYVADKKEFKFAKLTDEAKQRGEAIKKNNYRVLSV from the coding sequence ATGGCAATAATGGAAGCTCCTACAAACACACCTGTTTGGGTAGATGAAAATAGATGTAAAGCATGTGATGTTTGTGTATCAGTTTGTCCAGCTGGTGTTTTGGCGATGAGACCAGAACCTACTTCTACACTTGGTGCTATGGTACAAATAATAGCTTCAGAGTCATGTATTGGCTGTAATGACTGTGAACTATCATGTCCTGATTTTGCAATATATGTTGCAGATAAAAAAGAGTTTAAATTTGCTAAGCTAACAGACGAAGCTAAACAAAGAGGCGAAGCAATCAAAAAGAACAATTATAGAGTTCTAAGTGTATAA
- a CDS encoding 2-oxoglutarate synthase subunit alpha, translating to MAREIISTGNDLAAMAAVDAGCEFFGGYPITPSSEVMHTISDLLPKSGGAAIQMEDEIAGICAALGAAMSGKRSLTATSGPGISLKAENIGLGYIAEVPLVIINVMRGGPSTGLPTRVQQGDVNQAKAPTHGDYKSITVCASTLEECYTETVRAFNLADRFMQPVFVLLDETIGHMSGKAVIPTLEEIKANIKPRRVFEGDPKDYKPYDVPKDEAAILNPMFKGYRYHYTGLHHDFNGHPTEDATMCQNLIDRLFNKVEAHVDEIDSYEEYKLDDAEIMIIAYGSVALSAREAINRLRDEGVKVGMFRPITLWPSPENKIKELCDKFEKTLVIELNMGQYIDEIERASGRRDFAKLFKANGRPIAPLEIIERVKGM from the coding sequence ATGGCTAGAGAGATAATATCAACAGGTAATGATTTAGCTGCAATGGCAGCAGTAGATGCTGGATGTGAGTTTTTTGGCGGGTATCCAATTACTCCATCATCAGAAGTTATGCACACAATCTCTGATTTACTTCCAAAATCAGGTGGTGCAGCAATTCAAATGGAAGATGAAATTGCAGGGATTTGTGCTGCTTTAGGTGCTGCAATGTCAGGGAAAAGATCACTTACTGCAACTTCAGGACCGGGGATTTCATTAAAAGCAGAAAATATTGGTTTAGGATATATTGCAGAGGTTCCATTAGTAATTATAAATGTAATGAGAGGTGGACCATCTACTGGACTTCCAACTAGAGTTCAACAAGGTGATGTAAATCAAGCTAAAGCTCCTACTCATGGTGATTATAAATCAATCACAGTATGTGCATCTACTTTAGAAGAGTGTTATACTGAAACTGTAAGAGCATTTAATCTTGCTGATAGATTTATGCAACCAGTATTTGTACTTCTTGATGAAACTATAGGTCATATGTCTGGGAAGGCTGTAATACCTACTTTAGAAGAAATTAAAGCTAATATAAAACCAAGAAGAGTATTTGAAGGTGATCCAAAAGATTATAAACCTTATGATGTTCCAAAAGATGAAGCAGCAATATTAAATCCAATGTTTAAAGGTTATAGATACCACTATACTGGACTTCATCATGACTTTAATGGACACCCAACAGAAGATGCAACTATGTGTCAAAATTTAATTGATAGATTATTTAATAAAGTAGAAGCTCATGTTGATGAGATTGACTCTTATGAAGAGTATAAATTAGATGATGCAGAAATTATGATTATTGCTTATGGTTCAGTTGCATTATCAGCAAGAGAAGCTATTAATAGATTAAGAGATGAAGGTGTTAAAGTTGGTATGTTTAGACCAATTACTTTATGGCCAAGTCCAGAAAATAAAATTAAAGAGCTTTGTGATAAATTTGAAAAAACATTAGTAATAGAGCTTAATATGGGACAATATATTGATGAGATAGAAAGAGCTAGTGGAAGAAGAGATTTTGCAAAACTATTTAAAGCAAATGGTAGACCAATTGCCCCATTAGAGATCATTGAAAGAGTGAAAGGAATGTAA
- a CDS encoding 2-oxoglutarate ferredoxin oxidoreductase subunit beta, translating to MAFNYDEYLRTNKMPTLWCWGCGDGVILKALIRAIDKLGWNMDDVCVVSGIGCSGRFSSYINCNTIHTTHGRAVAYATGVKLANPDKHVICVTGDGDGLAIGGNHTIHGCRRNIDINHIVIDNFIYGLTNSQTSPTTPQGMWTVTMKRGNIDPTFDACNLAIGAGASFVARETMLDPKKLERVFVKGLEHNGYSFFDIFSNCHVNLGRKNKMNSAMANLEWIDSISMAKTKFDKLEDSEKEGIFPTGILKQDTEAKEYTDMYAKVKEAHQNKTAVEL from the coding sequence ATGGCATTTAATTATGATGAATATTTAAGAACAAATAAAATGCCAACACTATGGTGTTGGGGATGTGGTGATGGAGTTATCTTAAAAGCACTAATTAGAGCAATTGATAAATTAGGATGGAACATGGACGATGTTTGTGTTGTATCTGGAATTGGTTGCTCTGGAAGATTTTCTTCTTATATTAACTGTAACACTATTCATACAACTCATGGTAGAGCTGTTGCTTATGCTACAGGTGTAAAACTAGCAAATCCAGATAAACATGTTATTTGTGTAACGGGAGATGGTGATGGATTAGCAATTGGAGGTAATCATACAATTCATGGTTGCAGAAGAAATATTGATATTAACCATATTGTTATTGATAACTTTATTTATGGATTAACTAACTCTCAAACAAGTCCTACTACACCACAAGGTATGTGGACTGTTACTATGAAAAGAGGTAATATTGACCCAACTTTTGATGCATGTAATTTAGCAATAGGAGCAGGAGCTTCATTTGTAGCAAGAGAAACTATGCTAGACCCTAAAAAACTTGAAAGAGTTTTTGTAAAAGGTTTAGAGCATAATGGTTACTCTTTTTTTGATATTTTCTCAAACTGTCACGTAAACCTTGGTAGAAAAAATAAAATGAATTCTGCAATGGCAAACTTAGAATGGATTGATTCAATTAGTATGGCAAAAACTAAATTTGATAAATTAGAAGATTCTGAGAAAGAAGGAATATTTCCAACTGGTATTCTTAAACAAGACACAGAAGCAAAAGAGTATACAGATATGTATGCAAAAGTTAAAGAAGCACACCAAAATAAAACTGCGGTAGAACTATAA